TACGCTTATTCTCTCAAATTGATAACCTAATCAAATTTACACACCACTGGCAATATCAATGGATATGAACTCTCTGATGCGGATTTAATCCGTAAGTCATAACTAAACTCGCAACGCTTCTCTCCCCAAGATAAATGTAACTTACCTCGCTCTTTCAAACCGCGACTATAAATTCTTCCTCCTTGAGCTACCACGCCTACTGACTCTCCACTCTCATTAAACACTTCCGTTCCTATCGGCGGAAAATCTTCATCTATATTGCTTAAATCAAAGAACGCTACTTGACCTATCTGCGTCGCAAAATTTACCAATATCGCATTATTCGCTCTCGGTATCACTCGTTGCTCTGTCGCCGATAATTCCACTTCATTTGATAAACTTTCTGGATTGATTCCTACATAATTCACATTATATGGATCTACATAAGGCACTATTCCATTACCAAAATAATCTATCTTATTCGCACTCGTTCCATTTATCTTCGCCCCTGTCGCTCCTTTCGCATGAATTATCGCAAACGTCTCTCCCAATTCTGGCGTTAAACTTACCCCTTTCGGATGAACTACCAACCCACCTGATATATTCCCTGACCATTGTTCACTACCTGAATTGCTCCGACTCCATGAACCTCCTATTCGGGCTAACGAACTCGTATAACTATTGCTTATACTTATTCCTGATGTGTTATTTCTACTTTGATGATTTATACCTATATTGTAGTTATAGGCATAATCTTCACCTAAACTACCTGATAAACTGCTGCTAAATGTATTACCATTACTTCTATCTATATTGATTGTTTGCGATAAATATGGACGATTCTTACCACTACCAAATGTATAAGATAACGTTACATAAATCGCATTATTTTTTACTCCAAAATGATTCCGACTCTGCGAAAACGCTACGTTATAGTTTAATTGCTTGTAATTGTTGCTATAACCTAATTGATATTCCAATTGTGGCTTACGTTTATTCCAATAACGATTACTCGTCCCCAATATATAACCGTAACCCCAACCCGCTTTAAATGTCTGACTTATCGATAACTGAAACTGATGTTTCGACCTATTACCTAATACCCCTCTGTCAAATACATAAGCTCTACCATTACCCTCTCGGGCTCTTAACGTATCCTCTAAACTCAAATAATCCCTCGACAAATATCTATACGCCGCTAACGTGATATTCGTATTCGTCTTATCTAAACGTGTGTTATAACTACCATATATACTATAACCCCTATAACGACTCTTCTCGCCTCCCTCTATTCGTCCGTTCGATAACGTTATATTGCTCGAAAATGTACCTATACCCGTATTCCACGATAAACCTAGGAGTTCTGAATGATAGCCTTCTGAAACCGTTGCCCCCAAATTTATCGTTACATCATTGCTTAAACCATATTGCCACGTCCCCTGACCGACTTTTGCTTCATATAACCGACCATCGTAACGATAACGACCTACGGTAAATTGATAACGGCTATACCCCGGACGCATTAACTGAGCGGTTGCGGTATAAGGAACGGTAAAATAACGGCGTTCGCCATTGGCTTCTAAGATTTCTACTTGTAAATCGCCACCATAACTTATCGGATAAAGGTCATCTATCGCAAACGGTCCTGCTGGCACATTGACCTCTTTTAACAAATTACCATTTTGGCGAATACTCACTAACGCATTGCTATTGGCAACCCCTCTTATTACTGGGGCATAACCTCGCTCAGAGGTCGCCAACATTCTGTCATCGGAGCGTAATTGCAATCCTCTTACGCCAAAACTTTCCATTAAATCCCCAGAAGTAGTAAAATCGCCGACAACGAATTGCGCTCGCAGAGGGGCAACGTCAGTTTGTAAATAGGTTGAGATTGATTGATAAGGATCACGTTTTTGCTTAAACCACGTTTGACTCCCTCGATGGCGTAATGCCCAACCAGCCACATTTACCCCTGCCTCAATACCTAAATAACTTTGATCATAGCTAGTACCAGCATAATTATAACGATAATAAGAGGCATCATAACGAACAAAAGCCACAGGCACAC
Above is a window of Volucribacter amazonae DNA encoding:
- a CDS encoding fimbria/pilus outer membrane usher protein, with amino-acid sequence MKVITLATPLPKSYQSFKLNKLLTALLGCMALPSFAQSDFAEFNADFLRGSSANQIDIRRFSYGNPVNEGEYLADVYLNDKLKGRINLQFAEVAEKNSASLCATPTLLELLDLNSQAIHTDKSGLAQCPLLSEVVPEAKVKFDVATLTLNVELAQAYIRQRPAGYISPAQWQTGVPVAFVRYDASYYRYNYAGTSYDQSYLGIEAGVNVAGWALRHRGSQTWFKQKRDPYQSISTYLQTDVAPLRAQFVVGDFTTSGDLMESFGVRGLQLRSDDRMLATSERGYAPVIRGVANSNALVSIRQNGNLLKEVNVPAGPFAIDDLYPISYGGDLQVEILEANGERRYFTVPYTATAQLMRPGYSRYQFTVGRYRYDGRLYEAKVGQGTWQYGLSNDVTINLGATVSEGYHSELLGLSWNTGIGTFSSNITLSNGRIEGGEKSRYRGYSIYGSYNTRLDKTNTNITLAAYRYLSRDYLSLEDTLRAREGNGRAYVFDRGVLGNRSKHQFQLSISQTFKAGWGYGYILGTSNRYWNKRKPQLEYQLGYSNNYKQLNYNVAFSQSRNHFGVKNNAIYVTLSYTFGSGKNRPYLSQTINIDRSNGNTFSSSLSGSLGEDYAYNYNIGINHQSRNNTSGISISNSYTSSLARIGGSWSRSNSGSEQWSGNISGGLVVHPKGVSLTPELGETFAIIHAKGATGAKINGTSANKIDYFGNGIVPYVDPYNVNYVGINPESLSNEVELSATEQRVIPRANNAILVNFATQIGQVAFFDLSNIDEDFPPIGTEVFNESGESVGVVAQGGRIYSRGLKERGKLHLSWGEKRCEFSYDLRIKSASESSYPLILPVVCKFD